The following are from one region of the Capsicum annuum cultivar UCD-10X-F1 chromosome 1, UCD10Xv1.1, whole genome shotgun sequence genome:
- the LOC107856850 gene encoding protein FANTASTIC FOUR 3 produces the protein MSTIVYQGILQSCYESQIIETTTLKLKVPSSVEFGRGPSCLIEKENNIENVKEKCNYQVTKKPSTTTTNLDFGGGWSSIQNLTNISKESDIYVHPLSKRSSYSSRLSEKSLQLCTESLGSETGNDIIDSTIFSFSSSYSRTEKSPSPDHMMAKMTHQPEPSSSSSTWSRNCKVNKRSTSTGSSNKKCCNKFPPPLTTIRGLNSVQFRPHREDGRLIIKAVEAPLTHNYLQAERSNGRLRLSFFKNETSATNFDDNEELDENENDVVESEIRTEEEMEINLMLRVKWEKRNVKG, from the exons ATGTCAACTATAGTATATCAAGGCATTTTGCAGTCATGTTATGAGTCCCAAATCATTGAAACAACTACCCTTAAGCTCAAAGTCCCTTCTTCTGTAGAATTTGGAAGAGGACCTTCATGTTTGATTGAAAAGGAAAACAATATAGAGAATGTTAAAGAAAAATGCAATTATCAAGTTACAAAAAAGCCCTCTACTACAACAACTAATCTTGATTTTGGTGGTGGTTGGAGTTCTATTCAAAACCTCACCAACATTTCTAAAGAAAGTGACATCTATGTCCACCCTTTATCGAAGAGATCTTCATATTCATCAAGACTCAGTGAAAAAAGCCTTCAATTATGTACTGAAAGTCTTGGCAGTGAAACAGGGAACGATATTATTGACTCCACCATTTTCTCATTCTCTTCTTCATATTCAAGAACTGAAAAATCACCATCACCAGACCATATGATGGCGAAGATGACTCACCAACCTGAGCCGTCATCGTCATCATCTACGTGGTCAAGAAATTGCAAGGTGAATAAAAGAAGTACTAGTACTGGTAGTAGTAATAAGaaatgttgcaacaaatttccaCCTCCATTGACAacaataaggggtttgaattccGTACAATTTAGGCCTCACCGCGAAGACGGTAGGTTAATAATCAAAGCTGTCGAAGCCCCACTTACTCATAATTATCTACAAGCTGAAAGAAGCAATGGCCGACTTAGGCTCtcttttttcaaaaatgaaaCATCTGCTACCAATTTTGACGATAATGAAGAATTAGACGAAAATGAAAACGACGTTGTTGAAAGCGAAATTAGAactgaagaagaa ATGGAAATAAATTTGATGCTGAGGGTGAAATGGGAAAAGAGAAATGTCAAAGGCTAA